The DNA region TCCGCACGTCCTGACCCGGCCGGCCACGGGCGTCCCGACCGCGCGAAGCCCCCGACACCTGGTTCCCGCCCGCCCCCGCTGCCGGACCCGTCCGCACCCGCACCCGCCCCCCACCCCATCCCTCACCACTCCCGCACCTGGAGACGGCATGACCCTGCTGCGTGACGCGGACCTGGCCGCCGCGTTCGACCATGCGGCGCACAGCTACGACACGCTGGTGGCCGCCAACCCCGGCTACCACGCCCACCTGCGCCGCTCGGCCCGCCGGCTCGGTCTGCCCCGCCCCGGCCGCGGCCTGCGCGTGCTGGACCTCGGCTGCGGCACGGGCGCGTCCACCGCGGCTCTGTGCGCCGTGCTGCCGGAGGCCGACATCACGGCCGTGGACGCCTCCGCCGGCATGCTGGAGCGCGCCCGGGCCAAGTCCTGGCCGCCGGGCGTCAGGTTCGTGTGCGCTCCGGTGGAGGCCCTCCCGGAGGCGAGGGTCGAAGGACCCTTCGACGCGGTGTTCGCCGCCTACCTCTTCCGCAACGTGGCGGACCCCGACGCCGTCCTCGCCACCGTCCACGACCTGCTCGCGCCGCACGGCCGGCTCGCCGTGCACGAGTACGCCCTCAGCGGCCGCCCCGGCCACCGCGCGGTCTGGACGGCCGTGTGCCGAGGGCTGGTGCTGCCCGTCGCCACCGCACTCGGTGACGGCGAGCTGTACCGCCATCTGTGGCGCAGCGTCGTCGACTTCGACACCGTGGACCGCTTCACCCGACGGGTCCGGGCAGCCGGCTTCGACCAGGTGCGGTCCCTGCCGCTGCCCGGCTGGCAGACCGGCATCACCCACACCGTCGTCGGCCGCCGCGCCGGCTCCCCCGCCGGGGTGACGTCTTGACGGGCCGTACGGCGTCCGCCGCCCGTCCCGTCCGGGACCGGCGTGCCGTCTACCTGCCCGCGCCGCCCGGCGCGCCCCGGGTGAGCGGGACCCGGCGCAGCACCGCCGTCGTGGGCGCCGGCATCGCGGGTCTGGCCGCCGCGACCGCACTGGCCGAACGAGGCGTCGACGTCACGCTCCACGAACGCGAGACGTACCTCGGCGGCCGCGTCGGCGGGTGGACGGTCGACCTGGCCGACGGTTCCACGGCGACCATGAGCCGCGGCTTCCACGCCTTCTTCCGCCAGTACTACAACCTGCGCGGCCTGCTGCGCCGCACCGATCCCCGCCTGGAGCGCCTCACCGGCCTGCCCGACTACCCGCTGCGCCACAGCAACGGACTGCACGACAGTTTCCGCAGGGTCCCGCGCACCCCGCCGCTGAGCGCCCTGGGGTTCGTCGCGCTCAGCCCGTCCTTCCGGCCCCGGGACCTGGTCCGGCTGAGCCCCCTCGCCGCCCTCCCGCTGCTCGACGTCCGTGTCCCGGAGATCTACGACCGGCTAGACGCCGTCAGCGCCCACGACTTCCTGCACTCGCTGCGTTTCCCGCAGGCGGCACGGCACCTGGCGTTCGAGGTGTTCTCCCGCAGCTTCTTCGCCGATCCTCGGCACCTGTCGGCCGCCGAGATGGTCGTGATGTTCCACATCTACTTCCTCGGCTCCTCCGAAGGACTG from Streptomyces sp. ALI-76-A includes:
- a CDS encoding methyltransferase domain-containing protein, whose protein sequence is MTLLRDADLAAAFDHAAHSYDTLVAANPGYHAHLRRSARRLGLPRPGRGLRVLDLGCGTGASTAALCAVLPEADITAVDASAGMLERARAKSWPPGVRFVCAPVEALPEARVEGPFDAVFAAYLFRNVADPDAVLATVHDLLAPHGRLAVHEYALSGRPGHRAVWTAVCRGLVLPVATALGDGELYRHLWRSVVDFDTVDRFTRRVRAAGFDQVRSLPLPGWQTGITHTVVGRRAGSPAGVTS